The Triticum aestivum cultivar Chinese Spring chromosome 3A, IWGSC CS RefSeq v2.1, whole genome shotgun sequence genome includes a region encoding these proteins:
- the LOC123063487 gene encoding uncharacterized protein: protein MVLGGCGNGADGARADQFNGGSSTGQRQQHGGRPLDWKENVFVDSESEDNDGVSEDGEDAPSMHDQQEAQMQVEKETQIQVEKDAPPRDGNLETRRSVRLVKKKTKGVNSLYPVA from the exons ATGGTGCTCGGCGGCTGCGGCAACGGAGCTGATGGAGCGCGAGCCGACCAGTTCAACGGAGGCAGTAGCACGGGGCAGCGGCAGCAGCATGGAGGGCGTCCGCTTGACTGGAAAG AGAATGTATTTGTTGATAGTGAGAGTGAGGATAATGATGGGGTGAGTGAGGATGGGGAAGATGCTCCATCCATGCATGATCAGCAAGAGGCGCAAATGCAAGTGGAAAAAGAGACACAAATTCAAGTGGAAAAGGACGCACCTCCAAGAGATGGCAATTTGGAGACCCGTAGATCTGTACGGCTTGTCAAGAAGAAGACCAAGGGCGTCAACAGCCTATACCCTGTTGCTTAG